Below is a window of Acidisarcina sp. DNA.
CACAGGAGGTTATGCGCCTCTGCGTTCTGATCGTTGGAGGTGAGCGCCTGCTTCAACCGCCGTACCGCATCGTCCGCCTGACCCTGGACAATGTCATTGCGTACTGCGTCCAGGCCGTCGGAGCTTGCAGCCCGGATGGCGGGACAGAATGTGGCTGCGAGGAGGAATGCCAGCAGTCTTGTGGATCGCAGGTAAGCCATGGCTACTTCACGATTCTCGACGGTGCGCCGTCCGTGAGCGGTTGACCGCTCGTGCTGCTCAGAGCGACTACGTCGTGCTCATTCAGACCACTCTCAATGCCGACCTGGGTCAGGTTAATGGTCCCCAGGGTGACAGGTGTGCGATGCAGCTTCTCATCGCGGACTACGTAGACAAAAGCCTTGCCATTTTCCGTGTGAAGCGCCTCGCGGGGGATGTTGAGGACATTCTTCTCGCTCTGGATAGTAACCGTAACCGTTACATTTGTATTCGGCAGCAGCGTTCCATCGGAGTCGTCTACCGCAACCAGCACTTCACCCACGTTGCGGGTTCCATAGGTAATGACGGTTGAGGGGATACGAGCAATGTGGCCGTGCCAGGCGCGGCCCGGGCGTGCATCCCACACAATCTTAATGGACTGGCCAAGCGCGAGCTTTCCCAGCTCCGGCTCGTCAAAATAGGCCCTGACCTGAATACTGGAGAGATTCGCCATTTGCAGGAGCAGCTTACCTTGATCCGCAAACTCCGTCCGCGAGACGGGCAGGGAATAGACGGTACCCGCGAATGGAGCGCGAACGTTGGCCTGGTTGATAACTTCCTGCGCCGCGGCATAGGAGGCCTGTGCATCGGCAAGCGAAGCGCGTGCGTGGTCAAGATCGGCCTTGGAGTAGCGAGCACCCTGACGTTGTTCCAGGTTGGCTACGGAGGCATTTGCACCATCCAGCCGCTGTTTTGCCGCAGCCACTTCGTTGGGAGAGGCCGCCCCGGTGCTTTGCAGGCGCTGTAAGGCTGCCAAGTCACGTGTTGCCTGGTCGCGTTCGGTCTTCGCCTTGTTCAGATCGTTGCTGAGGGAAAGCCGCTCGTCCTGGGTTCCACCGCGCAGCACCATATCGTAGTTTGCCTGCGCGCCCTTTAGAGCGGCGAGGGCAGCGGCCAGGTGGGAGCGGGCATCGGTATCATCCAACTGCAGCAGGAGCTTACCTGCGGGGACCTGGTCGCCCTCATGAACATACAGCTCTTTTACCGTGGCGGAGATGGGGCTGTGGGCTTCGAAGTTGGTTTGCGGCTCAACTTTGCCGTTCGTGCTGATCTGGCTGACCAGTTCGCTACGCGTGACCTCGGCGGCCCGCAACTGCAGCTTCTGCCTGGTTGCGGCGCGCACGCCATAAAAGACGAGGAACAGAACCAGTAGGGCCCCAATCCAAAGCAAACGCCGGTCGATTTTTTGCCTAACAGCTTCTGTCATGTCGCGTCCGTGGTTCAGTATATCTGACTCAGGCGCTAGCCTTTAGGAATCAAAAAATGCAGGCGTACTCGAATCGCCAAGGGTGAGAAGCGTGATGCGGGATCAGACTTGTTGCGTACAATGTCGGTATGGCCACTTCGCCGCGCTACACCGACGAACACGCAAAAGCGGGGCTGGATTTCCGCTTTCCCGAGATTGAAACCTGGGAAAACCAGTTTCCGGCGTACGAAATCCTGATCGACGATCCGGAATTCACCTCCGTCTGTCCGAAAACGGGATTGCCCGACTTTGGCGTGATTACCCTGCGATATATGCCCCGCGACCGCTGTCTCGAACTGAAGTCCTATAAGGAATATCTGTTCTGCTACCGGAATCTTGGCATCTTCCAGGAGAACATTACGAACCAGATCCTCGAGGACGTGGTGAAGGCCACGAACCCCATCTGGGCGGTGGTGAAGGGCGATTTTCGCCCGCGGGGAGGCATCTCAACGACAGTGGAAGCGCGCTGGCCGCGGCCCAGCCCCGAGAAATAGCGCTTGCCTCAGCCCAGCGAGCAGACTTCCCGACGGAGCGCCACGAGGGCAGCCGGCATCGCGCTTCTCCTGCTGACCGGGCTGAACCTCTTCAACTTTATAGACCGCTACATCCTGCCGGGTGTGCAGCCGCTGGTGCAGAAAGAGTTTGGCGTCAGCGACGAGCGCATGGGTGCGCTCACCTACGCATTTTTTATTACCTACATGATCGCGGCGCCCTTGACGGGCTGGCTGGGCGACCGCTTTCCGCGCAAGCCGCTGATCGTCGCCGGCGCGTTGCTGTGGAGCGCGGCTACGCTGCTGACATCGCTGGTGCATAGCTACGAGACACTCTATATCCGCCATGCCGTTGTTGGCATCGGGGAGGCAACCTTCACGATCTTTGCCCCGGCTTTGCTAGCGGATTATTACCCGGAGATGGATCGAAACCGGATACTCACCCTCTTTTATACGGCGATTCCGGTAGGCGCAGCCCTGGGGTATCTGACGGGGGGAATGCTGGGCCCGCGTTACGGATGGCGCGCTCCTTTCTTTGTCGCGGCGCTGCCCGGCGTCGTGATCGCGCTGCTGCTGTGGTTTTTCGTTCAGGAGCCGGAACGGGGAGCCTCCGACAGCTTTGCTCCGACGCTGAATCGCACCACGGTTCGCGGCCTGTTACGCAACCCGGCCTACTGGGGAGCGACGCTGGGCATGGCGATGATGGTCTTTTCCATGGGCGGGATCTCGGTGTGGCTGCCGACGTTTTTCTATCGCTATGGCGGTTACTCGTTGCAGCTCTCCAACCAGTTGATAGGCGGCATTACGGTGGTGGATGGCATTGTAGGCACCTGGCTGGGTGGATGGCTGGCCCAGCGCTGGCTCCAGCACAACCATCGGGCGCTCTATTTGCTTTCGGCAGCGAGTGCCGTGCTTACGATTCCCTTTGCGGCGGTTGCGTTTTTCGGGCCGCGTTCGCTCCTGATCCCCGCGGTATTGCTGGCGGAGTTCTTCCTCTTTCTCAACACCGGGCCGCTGAATACCGCGATCGTCAACGCCATCGCGGCGCCGGTCCGCTCCACTGCCATTGCGGTCAATCTCTTTGTGATTCACCTGCTGGGCGATGCCTCTTCGCCGAGGCTTATCGGCAGCATTTCGGATCACAGTTCGCTGCGCGTCGGCCTCGGTGCGACCCTGATCTCGCTGGTGCTCTCGGCGGCGATTCTGCTCGCGGGATCGCGTTTCGCTCCTCGCATGCAGGCTGCGGAGAGATAATGCTTCATCTCTCGAAAACCGTTGCATAACAGGACTGTCCGCAAGGGCCGCACGCACTGGATACTGGATACGTGGAGACTCTGAGTCCGTTGGGCTGGGTACTGCTGGTTGCAAGCTGGGTGGTGGCGCTTGGCTGGCTTTGGCGGGTAAGTACGGCACTGCGCGGCCTGTCGCGGATGCCGGATCTTATGAAGCAGCCGGCTCCTCTAAAGAGCGGGAGTGAATCTCCGGTGCTGGCGGTTGTTGTACCGGCGCGCAATGAAGAAGAGTCGATCGAAGCCACCCTGCGGTCTCTGATGGCAATCGAGGGATTGACGATTGAAATCATCGCCGTGGACGATCGCTCTACCGACGGCACCGGCCACATAATGGACCGCCTTGCGGCGGAGGCAGCGAGCGGCGCGCTGGTGAGCAGGAACACTCTGCGGATTCACCATGTAGAGCAGCTCCCCGAGGGGTGGATGGGAAAGACGCATGCCATGGCGCTGGCCGCGCACATGACGGCTACCCCCTGGCTGCTGTTCACAGATGCCGACATCGTCTTTCGCGCCGACTCTCTGGCTCGCGCGTTGGATTTTGCCGAACGCAGCAGAGCGGATCATTTGGTGGTCTTTCCTACGCTCCTCTTTCGCAGCCGCGGCGAACGGATGATGATGAGCCTGCTGCAGGCGCTTGCGATCTGGGCGTCGCGCCCGTGGAAGGTTGCTGATCCCCGTGCGCGCCGGGACTTTCTCGGAGTTGGCGCGTTCAATATGATCCGTCGCAGCGCCTACGACGCCATCGGCGGCTTTGAGGCTCTGCGGATGGAGGTGCTCGAAGATGTCCGCCTGGGCTACGAGGTCAAGCATCGCGGATTTGCGCAGCGCGCAGCCTTCGGGCCGGAGCTGCTCCACCTGCACTGGGCTTCGGGAGCCTTCGGAATTCTCAACAATCTCACAAAAAACGCGTTTGCCATCTTCCGCTTTCAGTTGGCGCCTTTGCTGGTCGCGATGCTGGTGCTGGCTTTGCTGTGCCTGCTGCCGTTCGCGGGTTTTCTGCTGACTCCGTGGACGGGGAACTGGATTCTTCCTGCGAGCCTGCTGGTGCTGCTCTCCCTGCTGGTGTTGTACCGCTACTACCAGCGGTTCACGGGGACCAGCTTCCTGTATGCACTCACCTTTCCCATCGCTGCGTGCCTCTTCCTCTATGCGGTGTTGCGGTCTGTGGCGCTGACCTTGTTTCGTGGTGGAGTGGTGTGGCGCGGCACGCTCTATCCATTGCGGGAGCTGAGGAAGCAATGCGGTCCGTTATGGTAGCGTGTTGACCATGATTCCTTCGCTGCGTGTGCGCAGATTCCTGGCGGTTGCCGGAGCACTGTTTTTGTTGACCTCATCGCTGCGTGCGCAGCAGGCGATGCCCCGAGCCGGGGCGGCGAAGACCATTGCCTTGAGCTTTGACGATCTGCCGGTGAGCACGATTGGGCAGGACCCCTCGCCCGCGGCACAGCAGCGCGCTCAAGAGATCACGACAAAGATACTTGCGACGCTGAAAAAGCATGGCGCGCCAGCCATTGGCTTCGTCAATGAGCAGAAGCTGAACACGCCCGGCGCACGGGATGCCCGCACCTCTCTGCTGGAAAACTGGTTGCGCGCTGGCATGCTGCTGGGCAATCACGGCTACAGTCACCTGGCCTTTGGCGAAGTTTCGCTGGCGGACTATGAAGACGACTTTCTTCGCGGAGATGTAATTACTCCGTTGCTGGTGCGCATGCATTCGCCAAAAGATGCGCCCGGGCCGCGCTATTACTATCGCTATCCTTACAACGACACCGGAGACACGGCAGCGAAGAAGCAGGCATTCCTTGCGTTTCTTACGTCGCACCACTATGCGATTGCGCCCATGACCTTTGAGAACGATGACTGGATGTACAGCGCTCTCTATGAATCGGCAGCGAAGAGCGGAGACCAGACCGCAATGGAGCGCCTGCGAGCCGCGTACATGGAAGAGAGCGAGCGCAAAATTGCACGCATGGAGCAGCTCTCACAGGATTCCTTCGGGCGGCAGATTGCGGAGATCGCCGATCTGCACGTGAACCAGATGAACGCCGATGCGCTCGACGATCTGCTGACCCTCTTCGAGCATCACGGATACCGCTTCGCTCGATTTGACGAGGCGCTGGCAGACCCTGCATACCGGACCAGGGATGAGTATGTGGGCTCCGCGGGGATTTCGTGGCTCTATCGCTGGCAATCGGCATTAGGGCGAAAGACGGATTTTCGCGGGGAACCCTATCCGCCCCAGTGGGTGCAGGACGCTTACAAGAAGCTGATTGCAAAATAGGAAACGGGCGTGCTCACCAGCCTTTAATGCCGCGGGCTGAAGGTGCTGCGGTGGCGGCTGGCGCGTGCCGTCGGGTCGCGGAACGCGGTCGCCGAGTTCTCCGCGGAAAAGCCTTTCAGAAGGGCAGGATTGGGTTGGAATTTTTCGCTGCCGCCGTGGAACTGGCGCTCGCGGTTCAACGAGATCTCCGTGTGCGAGTTGAAGGGCCGCACGATGCCGCGGATCTGAACATCCTGCCCGCGATAACGGTTCAAGTCGCCTACTTCTTTGCGGTCCTCATCGCGGCTGACTACCGTGAATCGGCACTCTTCGTCGGGCGTAGAGGGTCTGCATAGATCGAGGAAACGTGTTCCATCGGATAGCTCGACAACATCGTAGACGTGGCCTGCGATGCAGACGTCTTTATTGACATGCCCGGCGGCGGCCTCCGGTGCAATGCAGCTCTTGGGCGCAGCCAGCGCAGAGGGCATCAGGCAGATCGGCAGAATCCATGCGGCCAGTCGCACAGGGGTTCCTTTGTCAAAAGAAGTTGGATTTGCTTTCTGAGTATAAGTCTTTCCGGCTCCTCGCAGGTGTTCTTAAAGCGAAAGTGCCCACCGCAGATTCGCTGCGGTGGGCACTTCAATTGCTGGACTCCGGACTCAAGACGGACGGGATCTTCGTTCTATCGAACCTCGACCAGGCTCTCGGTGTGCAGGTTCGATCCATAACGGTTCTGCACGTATTCGTCGAGGATCTTTGTGAAGTCGGCCACGATTGTATCGCCGCGCAAGGTCGTCATCAGGCGGCCATCGACATAGACGGGAGCCTTGGGCTCCTCGAAGGTACCGGGCAGCGAGATGCCAATGTTCGCGTGTTTCGATTCGCCGGGTCCGTTGACGACACAGCCCATGACGGCGAGCTTCAACTCCTCCACTCCAGGGTAGCGCTCGCGCCAGGAGGGCATGCTCTCGCGCAGATAGTTCTGGATCTGCTGCGCCAGCTCCTGGAAGAAGGTGCTGGTGGTGCGCCCGCAACCGGGGCAGGCCGTGACCTGCGGCGTAAAGCTGCGGATGGAGAGCGATTGCAGAATCTGCTGCGCTGTCTGGACCTCTTCGGTACGGTCGCCATTTGGCTTGGGCGTGAGGGAGACGCGGATCGTGTCGCCAATACCCTCCAGCAGTAGCGGTGCGAGGCCGGCGGCGGAGGCGACAATCCCTTTCATCCCCATCCCCGCCTCGGTCAATCCCAGGTGCAGGGGGTAGTCGCAGCGGCTGGCCAGCACGCGGTAGACATCGATCAGATCGCGCACGCCGCTGACCTTGGCGCTGAGGATGATCCTGTCATGGCCGAGGCCATATTTTTCCGCAGCCTGGGCCGACCCGATTGCGCTCACGACCATGGCTTCCATCATTACGTCGCGCGCTTCGAGCGGCTTCTCCAGCTTGGAGTTCTCGTCCATCATGCGCGTCAGCAGCGACTGGTCCAGCGATCCCCAGTTCACGCCAATTCGCACCGGCTTGTCGTTCTCGATGGCGCACTCGATCATGATGCGGAAGTTGTCATCGTTGTGGCGGCCGATGGAGACATTGCCGGGATTGATGCGGTACTTCGAGAGCGCCTTCGCGCAGTCGGGATACTTCTTGAGCAGCAGGTGCCCGTTGTAATGGAAGTCGCCCACGATGGGGACGTGAACTCCCAGACGGTCAAGCCCGGCCACGATGTGCGGTACTGCCTTCGCTGCATCGTCGTTGTTGACGGTAACGCGCACCAGTTCCGAACCAGCCGCGGCCAGAGCAACCACCTGCTGGATGGTGCTGGCGGCGTCGGCGGTATCGGTGTTGGTCATCGACTGCACCACAACGGGCGCCTCGGAGCCAACGCGAACCTCGCCTGCTCCGGTGCCAATGCGAACTGTGACGGTCTTCCTGCGATGAATATCGGCCATATTTCCTCAAGGATAGTTTACAACCCTCGACCGCAGAGGCAGTCTGCTAAGTTCCGATCCCTAAGTTTCGATACCGGGTTCGTCCGACGAGGCATTGCCGTAACTCATGTTCAGGCAATCATATGCGGCCGGCCTGCTCCGCGCGGATCAGGATGACAATTAGGAGATCCGCTGGGGTCGCTTGCCCATGCTCTTTCATCGCTTGCGGAGGCGCGGGTGATGCGTCGCATCAACAATTGCTAGCCAGTTGCAAGCGGTGAAAATGGTGACCCCGGGAAGATTCGAACTTCCGACCTGCGGTTTAGGAAACCGTTGCTCGGAGGTTACAGTACCGTAGGTCAGTCGATGTTCACCGGCAGCGAGAGCCGCCAAAGCAGGACAGGAATAATAATCACGTCATGGGGGGCGAGCTGTCAAACGAAAAACGATTACCATCCCGATTCTCCGCCCTCCACAGATCACGACCAGCGGCGACTGCTGCCGTATTGCTGTGCGACAGGTCCGTAATAGTCTGGCTGCGGCGGAATCCGCTGCTCATACGATTGCTGCCAGGTGACCCAGCGACGCTGCGCAGCCTGCGAAATATGCGTATAGTGGCGCCTCATCCTCTCACCGACGTGACCCGCCCGCGACATAATGATGTCGATCGGAGTGCCGGCCTCGGCCATGCGCGTGATTGCAGTGTGCCGCGTGTCATAGGGTCGAAACCAGGTGAGCCCGGTTGCCACCCGCAATTCGTTCCACGCACGCTTCAGCCCCGAGCTCGTCATCGGCTGGTCCGGATGATAGGGCCCGGTGCCGTGGCGCAGCGGAAACAGATAGTGCTGCGGCTCGACCGAGCCCAGTTCGCGTGCACGCTCCACCAACCGCTCGACAGCCCACAGCACATCCGCGCCGACCAGCTCGATGGTCCGATGCCGATATTTGTTTTTCGCGCCGGCATAT
It encodes the following:
- a CDS encoding MFS transporter encodes the protein MPQPSEQTSRRSATRAAGIALLLLTGLNLFNFIDRYILPGVQPLVQKEFGVSDERMGALTYAFFITYMIAAPLTGWLGDRFPRKPLIVAGALLWSAATLLTSLVHSYETLYIRHAVVGIGEATFTIFAPALLADYYPEMDRNRILTLFYTAIPVGAALGYLTGGMLGPRYGWRAPFFVAALPGVVIALLLWFFVQEPERGASDSFAPTLNRTTVRGLLRNPAYWGATLGMAMMVFSMGGISVWLPTFFYRYGGYSLQLSNQLIGGITVVDGIVGTWLGGWLAQRWLQHNHRALYLLSAASAVLTIPFAAVAFFGPRSLLIPAVLLAEFFLFLNTGPLNTAIVNAIAAPVRSTAIAVNLFVIHLLGDASSPRLIGSISDHSSLRVGLGATLISLVLSAAILLAGSRFAPRMQAAER
- the queF gene encoding preQ(1) synthase, with amino-acid sequence MATSPRYTDEHAKAGLDFRFPEIETWENQFPAYEILIDDPEFTSVCPKTGLPDFGVITLRYMPRDRCLELKSYKEYLFCYRNLGIFQENITNQILEDVVKATNPIWAVVKGDFRPRGGISTTVEARWPRPSPEK
- a CDS encoding efflux RND transporter periplasmic adaptor subunit; translation: MTEAVRQKIDRRLLWIGALLVLFLVFYGVRAATRQKLQLRAAEVTRSELVSQISTNGKVEPQTNFEAHSPISATVKELYVHEGDQVPAGKLLLQLDDTDARSHLAAALAALKGAQANYDMVLRGGTQDERLSLSNDLNKAKTERDQATRDLAALQRLQSTGAASPNEVAAAKQRLDGANASVANLEQRQGARYSKADLDHARASLADAQASYAAAQEVINQANVRAPFAGTVYSLPVSRTEFADQGKLLLQMANLSSIQVRAYFDEPELGKLALGQSIKIVWDARPGRAWHGHIARIPSTVITYGTRNVGEVLVAVDDSDGTLLPNTNVTVTVTIQSEKNVLNIPREALHTENGKAFVYVVRDEKLHRTPVTLGTINLTQVGIESGLNEHDVVALSSTSGQPLTDGAPSRIVK
- a CDS encoding polysaccharide deacetylase family protein; the protein is MIPSLRVRRFLAVAGALFLLTSSLRAQQAMPRAGAAKTIALSFDDLPVSTIGQDPSPAAQQRAQEITTKILATLKKHGAPAIGFVNEQKLNTPGARDARTSLLENWLRAGMLLGNHGYSHLAFGEVSLADYEDDFLRGDVITPLLVRMHSPKDAPGPRYYYRYPYNDTGDTAAKKQAFLAFLTSHHYAIAPMTFENDDWMYSALYESAAKSGDQTAMERLRAAYMEESERKIARMEQLSQDSFGRQIAEIADLHVNQMNADALDDLLTLFEHHGYRFARFDEALADPAYRTRDEYVGSAGISWLYRWQSALGRKTDFRGEPYPPQWVQDAYKKLIAK
- a CDS encoding glycosyltransferase family 2 protein is translated as METLSPLGWVLLVASWVVALGWLWRVSTALRGLSRMPDLMKQPAPLKSGSESPVLAVVVPARNEEESIEATLRSLMAIEGLTIEIIAVDDRSTDGTGHIMDRLAAEAASGALVSRNTLRIHHVEQLPEGWMGKTHAMALAAHMTATPWLLFTDADIVFRADSLARALDFAERSRADHLVVFPTLLFRSRGERMMMSLLQALAIWASRPWKVADPRARRDFLGVGAFNMIRRSAYDAIGGFEALRMEVLEDVRLGYEVKHRGFAQRAAFGPELLHLHWASGAFGILNNLTKNAFAIFRFQLAPLLVAMLVLALLCLLPFAGFLLTPWTGNWILPASLLVLLSLLVLYRYYQRFTGTSFLYALTFPIAACLFLYAVLRSVALTLFRGGVVWRGTLYPLRELRKQCGPLW
- the ispG gene encoding flavodoxin-dependent (E)-4-hydroxy-3-methylbut-2-enyl-diphosphate synthase, whose protein sequence is MADIHRRKTVTVRIGTGAGEVRVGSEAPVVVQSMTNTDTADAASTIQQVVALAAAGSELVRVTVNNDDAAKAVPHIVAGLDRLGVHVPIVGDFHYNGHLLLKKYPDCAKALSKYRINPGNVSIGRHNDDNFRIMIECAIENDKPVRIGVNWGSLDQSLLTRMMDENSKLEKPLEARDVMMEAMVVSAIGSAQAAEKYGLGHDRIILSAKVSGVRDLIDVYRVLASRCDYPLHLGLTEAGMGMKGIVASAAGLAPLLLEGIGDTIRVSLTPKPNGDRTEEVQTAQQILQSLSIRSFTPQVTACPGCGRTTSTFFQELAQQIQNYLRESMPSWRERYPGVEELKLAVMGCVVNGPGESKHANIGISLPGTFEEPKAPVYVDGRLMTTLRGDTIVADFTKILDEYVQNRYGSNLHTESLVEVR